A genome region from Proteus vulgaris includes the following:
- a CDS encoding carbapenem self-resistance protein CarG family protein, whose amino-acid sequence MNKIVNLGLGLLFLSLPFASTSADIKLEYGVNLIDFNGDGVPDVVIKSRRSLNDSPPVDMVTVYIKGNDQKVYIVPSIYANALSLYNNKIKATDIIISDFKFIEKKDRIVLLSAEKIGNNLQKPTPVRFSNYEISEKKKGEEIQFKWQFKTYCVTELSYLSIEDAYSDACINTIINE is encoded by the coding sequence ATGAATAAGATAGTAAATCTTGGGCTAGGATTACTTTTTTTATCACTACCATTTGCTTCAACATCAGCAGATATAAAACTAGAATATGGAGTAAATCTTATCGATTTTAATGGCGATGGGGTTCCTGATGTTGTGATTAAATCTAGACGCTCATTAAATGATTCACCGCCTGTTGATATGGTGACCGTTTATATTAAGGGAAACGACCAAAAGGTGTATATTGTCCCATCTATATATGCCAATGCCTTAAGTCTTTACAACAATAAGATTAAAGCTACTGATATCATAATTTCAGATTTTAAATTTATTGAAAAAAAAGATCGGATTGTGTTGTTAAGTGCTGAAAAAATAGGGAATAATTTACAAAAACCTACCCCTGTTCGTTTTTCTAATTATGAAATTTCAGAAAAGAAAAAAGGAGAGGAAATTCAGTTCAAATGGCAATTTAAAACTTATTGTGTCACTGAATTATCTTATCTTAGCATTGAAGACGCATATTCTGATGCTTGTATAAATACAATTATTAATGAATAA
- a CDS encoding lysozyme inhibitor LprI family protein gives MKKLILLSAISGGILFWSIHLQADNFDCRNAATQAEINQCVHQDFQQKDEELNRIYQQYYTKLDAIRKEQLKQAQQVWINFRDLSCQYEADYYQGGGLAPMVYSSCLKDKTKERINDLKNYIALY, from the coding sequence ATGAAAAAACTTATCTTATTAAGTGCAATATCTGGCGGTATACTATTTTGGTCTATACATTTACAAGCAGATAATTTTGATTGTAGAAATGCAGCAACACAAGCTGAAATAAATCAATGTGTACATCAGGATTTTCAACAGAAAGACGAAGAACTTAACCGCATTTATCAACAATATTACACCAAATTGGACGCTATTCGAAAAGAACAATTAAAACAAGCCCAGCAAGTTTGGATTAATTTTAGAGATCTCTCTTGTCAATATGAAGCTGATTATTATCAAGGTGGCGGTTTAGCACCAATGGTATATAGCAGTTGTTTAAAAGATAAAACAAAAGAAAGAATTAACGATCTTAAAAATTATATTGCTCTATATTAA
- a CDS encoding alpha/beta hydrolase family protein → MKRCFKSIWFYVALMALIFVFIISNSRVSDFELDAKKSTIIPISFVSRADKLSGTLILPSNNDIKAVVILIHGDGAQDRFSNDGYLPLINRLLAAGIGVYTWDKAGVGESQGNWLFQSMQDRADEAQIALQIIQKKFTHTDIKIGYLGFSQAGWVIPIAAAQSKPDFSVIIGGAVNWRDQGAYYYRVRLKANNIDSNEINRRVTEQLQQNDRVFGINGSHDTSAQGDMSDDRFYFVIQNYLSDSSKYLPNMNGRVLAMFGERDLNVDAPENACLYKTLLGNDADNTVALFPNTTHGLLKASLFNYQLENQWPWWKKILFIYLGQKSYTSDTLNILTLWITDNKSVPSEYSDFQCENTNSELR, encoded by the coding sequence ATGAAGAGATGTTTCAAATCAATTTGGTTTTATGTCGCCTTAATGGCACTTATTTTTGTGTTTATCATAAGTAATAGCAGAGTTTCTGATTTTGAATTAGATGCGAAAAAATCAACGATCATACCAATAAGTTTTGTTTCTAGGGCAGACAAATTATCAGGAACATTGATTTTGCCTAGCAATAACGACATAAAAGCAGTCGTTATTTTGATTCATGGGGATGGAGCCCAAGATCGTTTTTCTAATGATGGATATTTACCACTGATTAATCGTTTACTTGCAGCAGGTATTGGTGTTTATACCTGGGATAAAGCAGGTGTGGGAGAAAGCCAAGGAAATTGGTTATTTCAATCTATGCAAGATAGAGCAGATGAAGCGCAAATAGCATTACAGATTATCCAAAAGAAATTTACTCATACAGATATTAAAATAGGTTATTTGGGCTTTTCACAGGCTGGATGGGTTATCCCTATTGCAGCGGCGCAATCTAAACCTGATTTTTCTGTCATTATTGGAGGCGCTGTCAATTGGAGAGATCAAGGTGCATATTATTATCGAGTGCGCTTAAAAGCTAATAATATTGATAGTAATGAAATTAATAGAAGAGTCACTGAACAACTGCAACAAAATGATCGCGTGTTTGGCATTAATGGTAGTCATGATACGTCAGCGCAAGGAGATATGTCTGACGATCGCTTCTATTTTGTTATTCAAAACTATTTAAGTGATTCCTCTAAATATTTACCGAATATGAATGGGCGAGTACTGGCTATGTTTGGTGAACGAGACCTTAATGTTGATGCACCTGAAAATGCATGTTTGTATAAAACATTATTAGGAAATGACGCAGATAATACGGTTGCCCTATTCCCTAACACTACTCACGGGTTGTTAAAAGCATCACTATTTAACTATCAGTTAGAAAACCAGTGGCCATGGTGGAAAAAGATACTCTTTATTTATCTCGGTCAAAAGAGTTACACCTCCGATACTCTAAATATACTCACCTTATGGATAACGGATAATAAATCAGTACCCTCTGAATATAGTGATTTTCAATGTGAAAATACCAATTCAGAATTAAGATAA
- a CDS encoding PLP-dependent aminotransferase family protein, translating into MSQNYDNQIIVMDTISMVQPRYKSLVDKLAHEIRTGKLLPGTRLPTHRHLAAEHKMSLATASRVYAELESMGLIIGETGRGTFVRELSLPTNHGIENPTATDMLDLNFNYPSLPIQAELLRTELKRLSTSGEIESLLRYQPHSGKLHDKIVISQYLKNKEIKVEPENIIITSGAQQGIAITLLSALKPGDVVAVDALSYPGFKLAALAHHLEILPIPITPSGTDLDKLEELCKKRAIRALYCIPTLHNPMGWVLTLKQRQRLITLARKYHFMIIEDATYAFLVKKAPPSIVTLAPDITFYISGFSKNIASGLRVGFIVAPTNTISSLERSMRVTTWNTPALMTSIICQWVKEGVVDKLERLLRKDAQQRQKIVSEIFEGFSYIHHPTSYFLWIPLPEEVRADKIVTSLHQLQISVATAEPYATTPHIPHAIRIALASIDIDLLRDALIQIRKIIEYQIDL; encoded by the coding sequence ATGAGTCAAAATTATGACAATCAAATAATTGTCATGGATACAATTTCTATGGTTCAGCCCCGTTATAAATCTTTAGTTGATAAATTGGCGCATGAAATACGCACAGGTAAATTATTGCCAGGCACGCGTTTACCCACCCATCGACATTTAGCAGCAGAACATAAAATGTCTCTTGCAACAGCAAGCCGTGTCTACGCCGAATTAGAAAGTATGGGGTTAATCATTGGTGAAACGGGAAGAGGTACTTTTGTACGTGAGTTATCACTTCCAACAAACCATGGTATAGAAAACCCTACGGCAACAGATATGTTGGATCTTAATTTCAATTATCCCTCTTTACCCATTCAAGCTGAATTATTGCGCACTGAGCTAAAAAGATTATCGACATCGGGTGAAATTGAATCATTACTTCGCTATCAACCCCATAGCGGGAAACTACACGACAAAATAGTGATTTCTCAATATCTTAAAAATAAAGAAATCAAGGTTGAACCTGAAAATATTATTATTACTAGTGGGGCACAACAAGGTATTGCTATTACATTATTGAGTGCTTTGAAACCAGGAGATGTTGTCGCGGTAGATGCATTGAGTTATCCCGGATTTAAATTAGCGGCACTCGCTCATCATTTAGAAATATTACCTATTCCTATAACACCTTCAGGAACAGATCTAGATAAATTGGAAGAGTTATGTAAAAAAAGAGCCATACGCGCACTTTATTGTATTCCCACACTTCATAATCCAATGGGGTGGGTATTAACATTAAAACAGCGACAGCGATTAATTACATTGGCAAGAAAATATCATTTTATGATTATTGAAGATGCAACCTATGCCTTTTTAGTTAAAAAAGCACCACCTTCAATTGTTACCTTGGCGCCAGATATTACCTTTTATATTTCAGGATTTTCTAAAAATATCGCGTCTGGGTTAAGAGTTGGTTTTATTGTTGCTCCAACAAATACGATTTCATCGCTAGAGCGTTCAATGAGAGTCACAACATGGAATACACCCGCACTTATGACGTCCATTATCTGCCAATGGGTGAAAGAAGGGGTTGTTGATAAATTAGAACGTTTATTACGCAAAGATGCACAGCAGAGACAAAAAATAGTGAGTGAGATATTTGAAGGATTTTCCTATATTCATCATCCAACTTCCTATTTTTTGTGGATCCCTTTACCAGAAGAAGTTAGAGCCGATAAAATCGTTACTTCATTACATCAATTACAAATATCTGTTGCAACCGCTGAGCCTTATGCTACAACACCTCATATTCCCCATGCAATTCGTATTGCATTAGCTTCAATTGACATTGATTTATTGCGTGATGCGCTAATACAAATTAGAAAGATTATTGAATATCAGATTGATTTATAG
- a CDS encoding DMT family transporter, whose product MQKIEQKTQTRGWVNGFIGMLIFSGSLPATKAAVLGFDPLFLTAARATIAGLLSLIMLLLYKEKLPTFKQWVSLTVVSLGVVVGFPLLTAIALQEITSAHSLVFLALLPLSTAIFAVIRGGEKPRPIFWFFSIIGSLLVMGYALSQGGGSSISADLLMIASVIVCGLGYAEGATLTKALGGWQVICWALIVSLPPMIILSFILMPEELATISLSAWLGLGYVSLFSMLIGFIFWYKGLSQGGIATVGQLQLLQPFFGLGLAAVLLHESVNLLMLFVTIGVIFCVAGSRKYA is encoded by the coding sequence ATGCAAAAAATAGAACAAAAAACGCAAACTAGAGGTTGGGTAAATGGTTTTATAGGGATGTTGATTTTTAGTGGCTCTTTGCCTGCAACAAAAGCGGCTGTATTAGGTTTTGATCCCTTATTTTTAACTGCTGCAAGAGCAACAATTGCAGGGTTATTATCTTTAATAATGTTGCTGTTATATAAAGAGAAATTACCTACATTTAAACAGTGGGTTTCATTAACCGTTGTTTCATTAGGTGTTGTTGTGGGTTTTCCATTATTAACGGCAATTGCACTACAAGAAATAACTTCAGCACACTCTCTTGTTTTTTTAGCTTTATTACCATTATCTACGGCAATTTTTGCGGTAATACGCGGTGGTGAAAAACCTCGCCCTATTTTTTGGTTTTTTTCTATTATTGGTAGCTTATTAGTGATGGGCTATGCCCTTTCTCAAGGTGGAGGATCATCAATCAGCGCAGATTTATTAATGATAGCGTCAGTGATTGTTTGTGGTTTAGGTTATGCCGAAGGTGCGACTTTAACGAAAGCATTGGGTGGGTGGCAGGTTATATGTTGGGCATTAATTGTATCTTTACCTCCCATGATTATTCTTAGCTTTATTCTTATGCCTGAAGAGCTCGCGACAATTAGCCTTTCAGCATGGTTAGGCTTAGGTTATGTCTCGCTTTTTAGTATGTTGATTGGCTTTATATTTTGGTATAAAGGATTATCGCAAGGCGGGATCGCAACCGTAGGACAACTCCAATTATTACAACCATTCTTTGGATTAGGTTTAGCGGCTGTATTACTTCATGAATCTGTGAATTTATTGATGTTATTCGTCACTATTGGCGTTATTTTTTGTGTTGCTGGCTCAAGAAAATATGCCTAA
- a CDS encoding VOC family protein, with product MKITHLDHLVLTVADIQVTCDFYHRVLGFNVITFKEGRKALTFGSQKINLHQVGKEFLPKAAKPTAGSADLCFLTQTPLSEVIEHLNQQGIKIEEGPVSRTGATGAIMSVYLRDPDNNLLEIANLIEE from the coding sequence ATGAAAATTACACACCTTGATCATTTAGTATTAACTGTTGCTGATATTCAGGTAACGTGTGATTTTTATCACCGCGTATTAGGCTTTAACGTCATTACGTTTAAAGAAGGGCGCAAAGCACTCACTTTTGGTTCTCAAAAAATAAATCTTCATCAAGTAGGAAAAGAATTCCTTCCCAAAGCAGCAAAACCAACTGCAGGTTCAGCTGATTTGTGTTTTTTAACACAAACGCCGTTATCAGAGGTCATTGAGCATTTAAATCAGCAAGGTATAAAGATAGAAGAAGGGCCTGTTTCTAGAACGGGTGCAACTGGCGCTATTATGTCGGTTTATTTACGTGATCCGGATAATAACTTGCTTGAAATTGCCAATTTAATTGAAGAGTAA
- the ddlA gene encoding D-alanine--D-alanine ligase gives MSKLRVAIIFGGKSTEHQVSLQSAKNIINELDRTKFDLCLIGINEQGQWHEYSETDYLLNSDNPKTISLSKPLRAVAIIPGSVKNQFISLEDGQALPQIDVVFPIVHGAYGEDGTLQGLLHMIDMPYVGPNILSSAACMDKDITKRLLDGAGLAVAPFITIMAHQINDIPYNEMVRQLGLPLFIKPANLGSSVGISKVNNEEEFNAALEMAFEYDLKVIVESAIVGREIECAVLGNEDPNVSPCGEIVLNDAFYAYNTKYIDDDGAKVVVPAIMDENTSLHIRQVALKAYRVLNCLGMARVDVFLTQDNRVVINEINTLPGFTNISMYPKLWQSAGLGYQSLITKLIELALDHHRKTAVLKTKCEL, from the coding sequence ATGAGTAAATTAAGAGTCGCTATTATTTTTGGTGGTAAATCCACAGAACATCAAGTTTCATTACAATCAGCAAAAAATATTATTAATGAATTAGATCGAACGAAATTCGACCTTTGCTTAATCGGCATTAATGAACAGGGTCAGTGGCATGAATATTCAGAAACTGATTATTTACTAAATAGCGATAATCCTAAAACTATTTCATTAAGCAAACCTTTAAGAGCGGTTGCTATTATTCCTGGTAGTGTAAAAAACCAATTTATTTCACTTGAAGATGGTCAGGCGTTACCTCAAATCGATGTTGTATTCCCGATAGTACATGGTGCATACGGTGAGGATGGAACACTCCAAGGCTTATTACATATGATTGATATGCCTTATGTAGGACCAAATATCCTGAGTTCAGCAGCTTGCATGGACAAAGATATTACTAAACGCCTACTTGATGGTGCAGGATTAGCGGTTGCACCATTTATTACTATCATGGCGCATCAAATTAATGATATTCCTTACAACGAAATGGTTCGTCAATTAGGACTTCCTTTATTTATTAAGCCTGCGAACCTAGGCTCTTCAGTAGGAATTAGTAAAGTTAATAATGAAGAAGAATTCAACGCCGCATTAGAAATGGCGTTTGAATACGACCTTAAAGTGATTGTTGAAAGTGCTATTGTAGGTCGTGAAATAGAGTGTGCAGTTTTAGGTAATGAAGATCCTAACGTTAGCCCTTGTGGTGAAATCGTATTAAACGATGCTTTCTATGCTTATAACACAAAATATATTGATGACGATGGTGCTAAAGTTGTTGTTCCAGCTATAATGGATGAAAATACGAGTTTACATATTCGCCAAGTTGCATTAAAAGCATACCGTGTTCTGAATTGCTTAGGTATGGCGCGTGTAGATGTGTTTTTAACGCAAGATAATCGCGTTGTGATCAATGAAATAAACACACTACCAGGTTTTACCAATATCAGTATGTATCCAAAATTATGGCAAAGTGCAGGTTTAGGCTATCAATCATTAATTACCAAACTTATTGAGTTAGCGCTAGATCACCATAGAAAAACGGCCGTTTTAAAAACAAAGTGTGAACTTTAA
- a CDS encoding helix-turn-helix domain-containing protein gives MTEIKQPIEMDITEVVKATGLASSAIRYYEKKGLIHSIGRKGLKRVYHRDVLMRLALISLAQQAHFSLDEIAQLSVNQKVPEINRNMVHSKIEEIDTKISELIQLRDGLEHILFCPEKNHFQCKHFQDDLALSLEKNKKRQLK, from the coding sequence ATGACTGAGATAAAACAACCGATTGAGATGGATATTACGGAAGTGGTAAAAGCGACAGGACTCGCTTCTTCAGCGATCCGTTATTATGAGAAAAAAGGGCTTATTCATTCGATCGGTCGGAAAGGACTTAAACGAGTTTATCATCGAGATGTTTTGATGCGTTTAGCGTTAATCTCTTTAGCACAACAAGCCCATTTTTCTTTAGATGAAATAGCGCAATTAAGTGTTAATCAAAAAGTACCTGAAATTAATAGAAATATGGTGCATTCAAAAATTGAAGAGATTGATACTAAAATTAGTGAATTAATTCAATTACGAGATGGATTAGAGCATATTTTATTTTGCCCTGAAAAAAATCACTTTCAGTGCAAGCATTTTCAAGATGATCTCGCATTAAGTTTAGAAAAAAATAAGAAAAGACAGCTTAAGTAA
- a CDS encoding MFS transporter: MPKSVWWLAFSLALFITGNALVLSVAVIVGEQLAKDPIYSTVPLLSQYIGIISATIPMAYFMMKYSRKAGFIIGNIAGLVGALFAIAGIYYQNLILFSVGTLFTGVAIGTAQQYRFAAIEETPANLHAKAIGLVMSGGIIAAIIGPTLAIASRQFFTDYPFIGPFLSLAVIYISAFILLWKIPLKKVVKDTTIHREKTRSYCQLYRQPLLFLVTIVSACGYGILVYIMAAIPLSMKQNGFEFATIAFVFQCHILGMFAPSFITGQLIHRFGVKTFFFIAIILLIIALTINLTGISVYHYFISFVLIGISWNLNLISSTHLLSNTYLPHERAKVQGTNDFLIFFFGAIGSITGGIAFYLIGWRNTNLISIAISIIILLIAIKLRKFLSVATQ, encoded by the coding sequence ATGCCTAAATCAGTTTGGTGGTTGGCATTTTCTTTAGCGCTTTTTATTACAGGCAACGCATTGGTTCTTTCTGTCGCCGTTATCGTTGGTGAACAACTTGCTAAAGATCCTATTTATTCAACAGTTCCGTTATTAAGCCAATATATTGGCATTATTTCAGCCACTATTCCTATGGCCTACTTTATGATGAAATATTCACGGAAGGCTGGCTTTATAATTGGTAATATTGCGGGTTTAGTGGGGGCTTTATTTGCTATTGCCGGAATATATTATCAGAACTTAATTTTATTTTCGGTAGGAACATTATTTACGGGTGTAGCTATTGGTACAGCACAACAATATCGATTTGCTGCCATTGAAGAAACGCCAGCTAATCTGCATGCAAAAGCAATTGGATTGGTCATGAGTGGTGGCATTATTGCGGCCATTATTGGACCAACCTTAGCCATTGCCTCTCGTCAGTTTTTTACTGATTATCCTTTTATAGGCCCTTTTCTTTCCCTCGCGGTTATTTATATTTCGGCATTTATTCTATTGTGGAAAATTCCATTAAAAAAAGTGGTTAAAGACACAACAATACATAGGGAAAAAACCAGAAGTTACTGTCAACTTTATCGCCAACCATTGTTATTTTTGGTCACAATAGTCAGTGCGTGCGGTTATGGTATTTTAGTTTATATCATGGCGGCAATCCCGTTATCAATGAAGCAAAATGGGTTTGAATTTGCCACTATTGCTTTTGTATTTCAGTGTCATATTTTAGGGATGTTTGCCCCCTCTTTTATTACAGGTCAACTCATCCACCGATTTGGAGTAAAGACGTTCTTTTTCATTGCAATCATATTGCTCATCATCGCTCTCACCATTAATTTAACGGGAATAAGTGTCTATCACTATTTCATCAGTTTTGTTCTTATCGGCATTTCATGGAATCTAAATTTGATTAGTTCGACACATTTATTATCCAATACTTATTTACCTCATGAGCGAGCAAAAGTACAAGGAACGAATGATTTTTTGATTTTCTTCTTTGGTGCAATAGGTAGCATTACAGGCGGTATCGCTTTTTACCTTATAGGTTGGCGTAATACTAATCTCATCAGTATTGCCATCAGTATCATTATCTTATTAATTGCAATTAAACTACGAAAGTTTTTATCTGTTGCGACACAATAG
- a CDS encoding ABC-F family ATP-binding cassette domain-containing protein yields MSTLLSTQNLSFHNNHGLLLNDISLALIKGEKIGLIGYNGCGKSTLLKLLSHQLSPSSGTISVANQTVIAYIEQHLPTELQSMTLIDAVLHKLPEEYRLSEGWRAELLLSEMGFKLHEKDLLVSQLSGGQHTRLLLARALIIEPDLLLLDEPSNHLDLPTILWLETFLKQWRGSFILVSHDNTLLDNVTNCTWIIRDKSLSLFRLPCSQARVAQEEQDLSAQHRRHAQQKEIDRIAQSAKQLAIWGHVYDNENLSRKAKQMEKQIVRLKDEQTEVTSGNQWVLQFSGTTLRADRLCELNQLAVIPAENAPTLYTVENQRIKSGDRIAIIGANGTGKSSLLKMIWSLSLIETSEQNAIKLHPRVELGYYDQKISQLADHDTLSDALKPFAPLTDEQRKMALISAGFVYTRHGQKVSTLSGGERARLLFVGLSLANYSLLMLDEPTNHIDMEGKKALAEQISQFPGGVLLVSHDRELIENSCNRFWYIHHGILTEHHDIEAIYQLISEEEIPETLLIDKCNNLQDSSSVTLASHDDDEKLVKLIELEEKLEADLARKTNHQKPALQAQWRLEISQLKQALKLI; encoded by the coding sequence ATGAGCACATTATTATCTACACAAAATTTATCTTTCCATAACAATCACGGTTTATTATTAAACGATATTTCTTTAGCGCTAATTAAAGGTGAGAAGATTGGTTTAATTGGTTATAACGGTTGTGGCAAAAGTACTTTATTAAAATTACTTTCACATCAATTATCACCAAGTTCAGGTACTATTTCTGTCGCTAATCAAACGGTTATAGCGTATATAGAACAGCACTTACCCACGGAATTACAGTCAATGACTTTAATTGATGCTGTACTTCATAAATTGCCTGAAGAATACAGATTATCTGAAGGCTGGCGAGCTGAGTTATTACTAAGTGAAATGGGGTTTAAACTTCACGAAAAAGATCTTCTTGTTTCGCAATTAAGTGGTGGTCAACACACGCGATTATTATTAGCGAGAGCGTTAATTATTGAGCCTGATTTATTATTACTTGATGAGCCCAGTAACCACCTCGATTTACCCACTATTTTATGGTTGGAAACATTTTTAAAACAGTGGCGTGGTAGCTTCATTCTCGTGTCTCATGATAATACGCTATTAGATAATGTTACGAATTGTACATGGATTATTCGTGATAAATCGCTGTCTCTCTTTCGATTACCCTGCTCTCAAGCTCGAGTAGCACAAGAAGAGCAAGATCTCAGTGCACAACATCGCCGTCATGCACAACAAAAAGAGATAGATAGAATAGCCCAAAGTGCGAAGCAACTCGCAATATGGGGTCACGTTTATGATAACGAGAATTTATCACGTAAAGCCAAGCAGATGGAAAAACAGATTGTTCGTTTAAAAGATGAGCAGACTGAAGTAACGTCTGGAAACCAGTGGGTATTGCAATTTTCGGGTACAACATTACGTGCTGATAGGCTCTGCGAATTAAATCAACTTGCTGTTATTCCTGCTGAAAATGCACCTACTTTGTATACCGTTGAAAATCAACGCATAAAAAGTGGTGATCGAATAGCAATAATTGGTGCTAATGGAACAGGCAAATCATCATTATTAAAGATGATTTGGTCACTTAGTTTAATTGAAACAAGTGAACAAAATGCAATAAAGCTGCATCCCCGAGTTGAATTGGGTTATTACGATCAAAAAATTTCTCAATTAGCTGATCATGATACCCTTTCTGATGCATTAAAACCTTTTGCACCATTAACGGATGAACAGAGAAAAATGGCACTTATTAGTGCTGGCTTTGTTTATACACGTCATGGGCAGAAAGTGAGTACATTAAGTGGAGGTGAACGTGCGCGCTTATTGTTTGTTGGCTTGAGTTTGGCAAACTATTCTTTATTAATGCTAGATGAACCTACAAACCATATTGATATGGAAGGCAAAAAGGCATTAGCTGAACAAATTAGCCAATTCCCTGGCGGTGTTTTATTAGTTAGCCATGATAGGGAGTTGATTGAAAATAGCTGTAATCGGTTTTGGTATATTCATCATGGTATTTTAACAGAGCACCATGATATTGAAGCCATTTATCAGCTTATTTCTGAAGAAGAAATACCAGAAACTCTGCTAATAGATAAATGCAATAATTTGCAGGATAGCTCATCAGTTACATTAGCTTCACATGATGATGACGAAAAACTCGTTAAGTTAATTGAGTTAGAAGAGAAATTAGAAGCTGATTTAGCGCGTAAAACTAACCATCAAAAACCGGCTTTACAGGCACAATGGAGATTAGAGATTAGTCAGTTAAAGCAAGCACTTAAATTGATTTAA
- the yqfB gene encoding N(4)-acetylcytidine aminohydrolase, translating into MSAIPTEITFFERLIPSILEEKKVITIRDESESDYKPGSIVELFANEHRTYYGKLKIISVSPLGYDDINEYHAQQEGMTLPVLKALIKDIYPTTKSLYLIEYQLVK; encoded by the coding sequence ATGTCGGCAATACCAACAGAAATTACTTTTTTTGAGCGTTTAATCCCTTCGATTCTTGAAGAAAAAAAAGTGATTACTATTCGAGATGAAAGTGAAAGTGATTACAAACCGGGAAGCATTGTTGAATTATTTGCTAATGAACATCGTACTTATTACGGAAAACTGAAAATCATATCAGTATCGCCTTTAGGTTATGACGATATCAATGAATATCACGCACAACAAGAAGGGATGACACTCCCAGTGTTGAAAGCACTTATCAAAGATATTTATCCGACAACGAAGTCTTTATATCTTATTGAATATCAGTTAGTAAAATAA
- the ada gene encoding bifunctional DNA-binding transcriptional regulator/O6-methylguanine-DNA methyltransferase Ada, with amino-acid sequence MESKYNQLIEQACRFIEQNNGDVSLTCIAEHVMVSPYHFHRLFKSIMGITPKDYANAYRQKLIKKALVQDGSITDAIYQSGFNANSRFYENATAILGMTPTNWRTGGKNIAIFFAIAQCSLGSILVAQSEKGICAIMLGDDAERLLEDLQKQFPLAELIGANEEFEQIVAQVIGFIELPKQPLSLPLDIQGTVFQQKVWQALLDIPLGHTMTYQEIADKIGAPKAYRAVANACAANKLAVAIPCHRVIRQNGELSGYRWGIERKAKLLQREALHSTSAGKKNKQ; translated from the coding sequence ATGGAGAGTAAATATAATCAACTTATTGAGCAAGCCTGCCGTTTTATTGAACAAAATAACGGTGATGTGTCGCTTACCTGTATTGCAGAGCATGTTATGGTAAGCCCATATCATTTTCATCGTCTCTTTAAATCCATTATGGGTATTACACCAAAAGATTATGCGAATGCTTATCGTCAAAAATTAATAAAAAAAGCGTTAGTGCAAGATGGCAGTATTACAGATGCGATTTATCAATCAGGTTTCAACGCTAATAGCCGTTTCTATGAAAATGCAACTGCAATATTAGGGATGACACCAACAAATTGGCGTACAGGTGGTAAGAATATTGCTATCTTTTTTGCAATTGCTCAGTGCTCTTTAGGGAGTATTCTTGTGGCGCAAAGTGAAAAGGGGATCTGTGCCATTATGTTAGGTGATGATGCAGAGCGATTATTAGAAGATTTGCAGAAACAATTTCCTCTGGCTGAATTAATCGGTGCAAATGAAGAATTTGAGCAAATCGTCGCACAAGTCATCGGTTTTATTGAATTACCCAAACAACCCTTATCTTTACCTCTTGATATTCAAGGTACTGTGTTTCAGCAAAAAGTTTGGCAAGCATTACTAGATATTCCTTTGGGTCACACTATGACTTACCAAGAAATTGCCGATAAAATTGGCGCGCCTAAGGCATATCGAGCCGTCGCTAATGCCTGTGCAGCTAATAAGCTCGCAGTTGCTATTCCATGCCATCGTGTCATTCGACAAAATGGTGAATTATCCGGTTATCGTTGGGGGATTGAGCGAAAGGCTAAGCTTCTTCAGAGAGAGGCCCTGCATAGCACCTCAGCGGGTAAAAAAAATAAACAATAG